In one Agrobacterium tumefaciens genomic region, the following are encoded:
- a CDS encoding NUDIX hydrolase — protein sequence MTLRIKPRPASSAIVRNGDRLLLVRRINPPSKDMFAFPGGRGEEGETPAETALRELHEETGIVARKPQLFATYDLPSHDAQGTLTSHYFLSVFTVETDANPAVTAADDAADAGWYTLAEIRRLPAPESVVECAERLLA from the coding sequence ATGACCCTTCGTATCAAGCCCCGCCCCGCCTCATCCGCGATCGTCAGAAATGGAGACCGGCTGCTGCTCGTTCGCCGCATCAATCCGCCTTCCAAGGACATGTTCGCCTTTCCGGGCGGGCGCGGCGAAGAGGGGGAAACACCGGCAGAGACGGCACTTCGCGAACTTCACGAGGAAACCGGTATCGTCGCGCGCAAACCGCAATTATTCGCGACCTATGATCTGCCGTCGCACGATGCGCAGGGCACGCTGACGAGCCACTATTTCCTTTCCGTCTTCACCGTGGAAACGGATGCGAACCCGGCGGTGACAGCGGCGGATGATGCTGCGGATGCGGGCTGGTACACATTGGCGGAAATACGCCGGCTGCCGGCTCCTGAAAGTGTGGTGGAATGTGCCGAGCGTCTGCTTGCATGA
- a CDS encoding TIGR02301 family protein, translating to MMRPTIFLSLLLTMLTMAGQVGVVYAQPSNAISKEARPPEAQPAKPAPYDDRLARLSEILGAVQYLRTLCPSSGPEDWRRSMSDLLAADTANEPERRQRMTAAFNRGYRSFAAIHTSCTRAAVMAEESYRNEGATLAQEIASRFGN from the coding sequence TTGATGCGACCAACCATTTTCCTGTCTCTTTTGCTGACCATGTTGACCATGGCCGGGCAAGTGGGCGTCGTTTATGCGCAGCCTTCCAATGCCATTTCCAAGGAGGCACGCCCCCCGGAGGCGCAGCCAGCCAAACCCGCCCCCTATGACGACAGGCTGGCCCGGCTTTCGGAAATATTGGGAGCGGTGCAATATTTGAGAACCCTGTGCCCCTCCTCCGGTCCAGAGGACTGGCGCAGATCCATGAGCGATCTTCTGGCTGCGGACACAGCCAACGAGCCCGAGCGGCGTCAGCGCATGACGGCTGCATTCAACCGTGGATACCGCTCCTTTGCGGCCATCCACACCAGTTGCACACGCGCCGCTGTCATGGCAGAAGAGAGCTACCGTAACGAAGGGGCAACACTTGCTCAGGAAATCGCGTCCAGGTTCGGAAATTAG
- a CDS encoding folate-binding protein YgfZ: protein MPSAFLADRRLIRVSGTGAGEFLNNLITADVENLPQGEARASALLTPQGKILFDFLITRDGPDYLIETGADEQDALLRRLTMYKLRAPVDLKLEPVEGMSLFWNETAPEAGVRDGRFAKAGIDLFRVAGASASGEAAAYDALRIDHGIAESGRDYPLQDAFPHDVLMDVNDGVSFKKGCFVGQEVVSRMKHRGTARRRVVTVTADGDLPATGTEITANGKPVGALGTVCGRKALAIVRIDRIADALASGTPLLADNITVSVSLPAWTGISFPAADPATRVEE, encoded by the coding sequence ATGCCTTCCGCCTTTCTTGCCGACCGCCGCCTGATCAGAGTTTCCGGCACAGGCGCCGGGGAGTTTCTGAACAATCTGATTACGGCTGATGTTGAAAATCTGCCGCAGGGAGAGGCCCGCGCCTCGGCACTTCTGACGCCGCAGGGCAAGATCCTGTTCGATTTCCTGATAACGCGCGATGGGCCGGATTATCTGATCGAAACGGGTGCTGACGAACAGGATGCGCTGCTGCGCCGCCTTACCATGTACAAGCTGCGCGCACCCGTCGACCTCAAACTCGAGCCCGTGGAAGGCATGAGCCTGTTCTGGAATGAAACCGCGCCTGAAGCCGGTGTGCGGGATGGCCGTTTCGCCAAGGCCGGTATCGATCTGTTCCGCGTTGCGGGCGCATCGGCCTCCGGAGAGGCCGCCGCCTATGACGCCCTGCGCATCGACCACGGCATTGCCGAATCCGGCCGGGATTATCCGCTGCAGGACGCTTTTCCCCATGACGTGCTGATGGATGTGAATGACGGCGTCTCCTTCAAAAAGGGCTGCTTTGTCGGGCAGGAGGTGGTCTCGCGCATGAAGCATCGCGGCACGGCACGGCGGCGCGTCGTTACCGTTACCGCGGACGGCGATCTTCCCGCCACCGGGACGGAGATTACCGCCAACGGAAAACCTGTCGGCGCGCTTGGAACCGTTTGCGGCCGCAAGGCACTTGCCATCGTGCGGATCGACCGCATTGCCGATGCGCTTGCCTCCGGCACGCCTTTGCTTGCGGATAACATCACCGTCTCCGTGTCCCTGCCGGCCTGGACCGGCATCTCCTTCCCGGCGGCTGACCCGGCAACACGGGTGGAGGAATAA
- a CDS encoding protein tyrosine phosphatase, with amino-acid sequence MTAIVVSPLSRIAEMAVKHKAREMVTLIAKEQSFHRPAVIAAERHLTLVMNDIAFKGTGDLIAPDDAHVQKLIDFAREWDQSAPLLIHCWMGVSRSPAAAVIAALSLNADQDDMALALSLRAASPYATPNARIIAIGDRLLGRDGRLVKAIKAIGRGADTDGNVPFILPLSA; translated from the coding sequence ATGACGGCCATTGTCGTATCGCCGCTATCGCGGATCGCGGAAATGGCCGTGAAGCACAAGGCCCGCGAAATGGTGACGCTGATCGCCAAAGAGCAAAGCTTTCACCGCCCGGCGGTGATAGCTGCCGAGCGGCATCTGACGCTTGTCATGAACGATATCGCCTTCAAGGGCACGGGCGATCTCATCGCACCCGATGACGCGCATGTGCAGAAGCTGATCGATTTCGCGCGGGAATGGGACCAGTCCGCGCCGCTGCTCATCCATTGCTGGATGGGGGTGTCGCGCTCACCCGCCGCTGCCGTCATCGCAGCGCTCAGCCTCAATGCGGATCAGGACGATATGGCGCTTGCTCTCAGCCTGCGCGCCGCCTCGCCCTATGCCACGCCCAATGCCCGCATCATCGCCATTGGCGACCGGCTGCTCGGGCGGGACGGCAGGCTGGTCAAGGCGATCAAGGCAATCGGCAGGGGCGCGGATACGGATGGCAACGTGCCGTTCATATTGCCGCTCAGTGCCTGA
- a CDS encoding YnfA family protein, producing MKVYLVYVLAALAEIAGCFSFWAWLKLGKTGWILLPGMLALAAFAWLLTLVPTEAAGRAYAAYGGIYIAASLFWLWGVEGHVPDKWDVAGGAVCLAGTALILFGPRS from the coding sequence ATGAAGGTCTATCTTGTTTATGTTCTGGCGGCCCTTGCCGAAATTGCCGGCTGTTTTTCCTTCTGGGCCTGGCTGAAACTCGGCAAGACGGGATGGATATTGCTGCCGGGCATGCTGGCGCTCGCCGCTTTTGCCTGGCTTTTGACATTGGTGCCGACAGAGGCGGCGGGCAGGGCCTATGCCGCCTATGGCGGGATTTATATTGCCGCATCGCTCTTCTGGCTCTGGGGCGTTGAAGGGCATGTGCCGGATAAATGGGATGTCGCCGGCGGGGCCGTCTGCCTTGCAGGCACCGCCCTTATTCTATTCGGCCCGCGCAGCTGA
- a CDS encoding HD family hydrolase, translated as MASAKSPRAWQRMLSGRRLDLLDPSPLDVEIADIAHGLARVARWNGQTRGDHAFSVAQHCLIVETIFCRMCTSATPDDMQMALLHDAPEYVIGDMISPFKSVVGGGYKTVEKRLEAAVHLRFGLPPHASRELKDRIKKADTVAAFFEATELAGFSIAEAQKFFGLPRGITRDMFDITPLPSTEAQRLFIARFDAIEALRAAKTGSAT; from the coding sequence GTGGCGTCTGCGAAAAGTCCGCGCGCCTGGCAGCGCATGCTTTCCGGGCGGCGGCTTGATCTGCTCGATCCTTCGCCGCTTGATGTGGAAATCGCCGATATCGCCCATGGTCTTGCCCGCGTCGCCCGCTGGAACGGCCAGACGCGCGGCGATCACGCCTTTTCCGTCGCCCAGCACTGCCTGATCGTGGAAACCATCTTCTGCCGCATGTGCACGAGCGCCACGCCTGACGATATGCAGATGGCGCTTCTGCATGATGCCCCTGAATATGTCATCGGCGACATGATTTCACCGTTCAAATCGGTTGTCGGCGGCGGTTACAAAACCGTCGAAAAACGGCTGGAAGCGGCCGTACATCTGCGCTTCGGCCTGCCGCCGCACGCGTCGCGTGAATTGAAGGACCGCATCAAGAAGGCGGATACGGTTGCCGCCTTTTTCGAGGCAACGGAGCTTGCCGGCTTTTCCATCGCCGAGGCACAGAAATTCTTCGGACTGCCCCGCGGCATTACCCGCGACATGTTCGACATCACGCCGCTTCCCTCTACCGAAGCACAAAGGCTGTTCATCGCACGTTTCGATGCAATCGAGGCGCTGCGCGCGGCCAAGACCGGGAGTGCGACATGA